A single window of Bacillus spongiae DNA harbors:
- a CDS encoding metal-dependent hydrolase, whose product MSILNVIGEVGYHGAVGAFVAFLVCYKQVSRRKDMWILMFFGFLAGLIPDLLTVLLGGDIYFWAHSLFVVPSLTLGLAMMSRIFITGIRFSRQWMALFLSLIIGHLVMDTLDNGAPWLYPIFESRGTGFYLFSGNDLFLAIPFLIFIALLIFFHPKQRKLQLSVLILGLTLMIFTLGFKGYSKMEVYQALVEEYPDFEIVVEPLNVTPFQTKQWTFVAESKFLSIEGEASFSKVKEIKRSVQTNEGLMLLLKEVKIENEIYYICKPYIFDENYLPNKNIPESELVVFLVDESSRQSELLDKGKKDEILSQLPQVEQELILYEAF is encoded by the coding sequence ATGAGTATATTGAATGTGATAGGAGAAGTTGGGTACCATGGAGCTGTGGGAGCTTTTGTTGCCTTTCTAGTGTGTTATAAACAAGTCTCACGAAGAAAAGATATGTGGATTTTAATGTTTTTTGGCTTTCTAGCAGGTCTTATCCCAGATTTGTTAACTGTTCTATTAGGCGGGGATATTTATTTTTGGGCACATTCTCTTTTTGTCGTTCCAAGTTTAACTTTAGGTTTGGCAATGATGTCTCGTATTTTTATCACTGGAATTCGTTTTAGCCGACAATGGATGGCATTATTTTTATCTCTCATTATTGGGCACTTAGTAATGGATACACTCGATAATGGAGCGCCCTGGTTATATCCGATTTTTGAATCGAGGGGAACTGGATTTTATTTATTTTCAGGAAATGATTTATTTCTTGCCATCCCATTTTTGATATTCATTGCACTATTGATTTTTTTCCATCCAAAGCAAAGAAAGCTTCAACTTTCAGTATTGATTTTGGGGTTAACGTTAATGATTTTTACATTAGGCTTTAAAGGGTACTCTAAGATGGAAGTTTATCAAGCGTTAGTGGAGGAATACCCTGATTTCGAAATCGTTGTTGAGCCACTAAATGTTACTCCTTTTCAAACTAAACAGTGGACGTTTGTTGCAGAATCAAAGTTTCTTTCGATTGAAGGAGAGGCATCATTTTCTAAAGTAAAGGAGATAAAGCGAAGTGTCCAAACAAATGAAGGGCTTATGCTTTTGTTAAAAGAAGTAAAAATTGAAAATGAAATTTATTATATCTGTAAACCATATATTTTTGATGAAAATTATTTACCCAATAAAAACATTCCTGAGAGCGAGCTAGTCGTCTTTTTAGTCGATGAATCGTCAAGGCAGTCAGAACTTTTAGATAAAGGGAAAAAAGATGAAATATTGAGTCAATTACCTCAAGTGGAACAAGAATTAATTTTATATGAAGCTTTTTGA